From Sporosarcina sp. Te-1, the proteins below share one genomic window:
- the ileS gene encoding isoleucine--tRNA ligase, whose translation MDYKDTLLMPKTDFPMRGNLPNKEPEMQKKWEEMDIYKKVQERTAERPFFVLHDGPPYANGDLHMGHALNKVLKDMIVRYKSMSGFHAPYVPGWDTHGLPIEQALVNKGVKRKELSVAEFRKMCEDYAYSQIDNQRTEFKRLGVRGDWENPYITLKPEFESRQIEVFGEMAKKGYIYKGLKPVYWSPSSESALAEAEIEYKDKKSPSIYVAFPIRDGRGAVDEDVKILIWTTTPWTIPANLGISVHPEFTYVVVDVAGEKYLLAKDLVEYVAKEIGWETYEVVNEVKGSDLDRVIAKHPIYDRDSLVMLGEHVTAEAGTGCVHTAPGHGEDDFYVSKQYGIDAFSPINDRGVMTDEAPGFEGLFYEDANKEVTKKLEEVGALLKLSFITHSYPHDWRTKKPVIFRATAQWFASIESFRGELLDAIRNTKFTPEWGETRLYNMVRDRGDWCISRQRVWGVPIPVFYTENGQEIITDETIAHVSKLFREHGSNIWFEWDAKELLPEGFTHEGSPNGQFTKETDIMDVWFDSGSTHQGVLVERDDLVYPADLYLEGSDQYRGWFNSSLTTSVAINGIAPYKGLLSHGFTLDGEGRKMSKSLGNTIVPAKVVNQLGADILRLWVSSVDYTADVRVSDSNFKQVSEVYRKIRNTLRFLHGNTSDFNPTVDSVPFAQLRPVDQYVYVKLQDLIKEVRHAYETYHFADVYHAVNNFCTNELSSLYLDIAKDVVYIEGKDHPHRRAMQTVMYESLLTLLKLVSPILPHTADEMWGYLEHVQEKSVQLVDIPESETLEGSEDLRARFAQLMLVRDDVLKALEEARNAKVIGKSLEAKVTVALPDKMKGILDAEDIDFAQFFIVSQFEKGSMEQMPEASLKLDNATVLVEKAEGEKCERCWTISETVGSDADHPALCARCADVVKTYYA comes from the coding sequence ATGGATTACAAAGATACGTTGCTCATGCCGAAGACAGATTTTCCGATGCGCGGCAATTTGCCGAACAAAGAACCGGAAATGCAAAAAAAATGGGAAGAAATGGACATTTATAAGAAAGTGCAGGAGCGGACTGCCGAACGCCCGTTTTTCGTTCTGCATGATGGACCTCCCTATGCAAATGGAGACCTCCATATGGGGCATGCACTGAATAAAGTATTGAAAGATATGATTGTCCGCTATAAGTCCATGTCTGGTTTCCACGCACCTTACGTTCCAGGCTGGGATACACACGGTCTGCCGATTGAACAGGCGCTAGTCAATAAAGGAGTCAAACGGAAAGAGCTTTCCGTAGCGGAATTCCGAAAAATGTGTGAGGACTATGCTTATAGTCAAATCGACAATCAACGGACTGAGTTCAAGCGGCTCGGTGTCCGCGGCGATTGGGAGAACCCGTACATTACTCTTAAGCCGGAATTCGAATCAAGACAAATCGAAGTGTTCGGTGAGATGGCAAAGAAAGGCTATATTTATAAGGGCCTTAAGCCGGTATATTGGTCCCCTTCCAGCGAATCTGCATTGGCGGAAGCGGAAATCGAATACAAAGATAAAAAGTCACCATCCATTTATGTTGCGTTCCCGATCAGAGATGGTCGTGGTGCGGTAGATGAAGACGTGAAAATTCTCATTTGGACAACGACGCCATGGACGATTCCTGCCAACTTAGGAATCTCAGTGCATCCTGAGTTCACGTATGTTGTCGTTGATGTGGCAGGCGAAAAGTACCTCCTTGCCAAAGACCTCGTTGAATATGTTGCGAAAGAAATTGGATGGGAAACCTATGAAGTTGTAAATGAAGTCAAAGGGTCAGATCTTGATCGGGTCATTGCGAAACATCCGATCTATGACCGTGATTCTCTTGTCATGTTAGGGGAGCATGTAACGGCTGAAGCAGGAACAGGCTGTGTCCATACAGCACCGGGACACGGGGAAGACGATTTTTATGTATCCAAACAATATGGAATTGACGCATTTTCACCAATCAACGATCGTGGCGTCATGACCGATGAAGCCCCAGGTTTTGAAGGCTTGTTTTATGAAGATGCGAACAAAGAAGTTACAAAGAAGCTTGAAGAAGTAGGAGCACTGTTAAAGCTCTCATTCATTACCCATTCCTATCCGCATGACTGGCGTACGAAGAAACCTGTCATTTTCCGTGCGACTGCACAATGGTTCGCTTCGATCGAATCGTTCCGCGGCGAGCTGCTGGATGCGATTCGCAATACGAAGTTTACGCCGGAATGGGGCGAAACACGGTTATATAACATGGTCCGTGACCGTGGAGACTGGTGCATTTCCCGGCAACGGGTCTGGGGTGTTCCAATCCCTGTTTTCTACACGGAGAACGGGCAAGAGATCATTACCGATGAAACGATTGCACATGTATCGAAATTGTTCCGAGAACATGGTTCAAACATTTGGTTTGAATGGGATGCAAAAGAACTTCTTCCGGAAGGATTTACGCACGAAGGCAGCCCGAATGGACAATTTACTAAAGAAACGGATATTATGGACGTTTGGTTTGATTCCGGTTCAACACACCAAGGTGTCCTAGTGGAACGCGATGATCTCGTCTATCCTGCCGATCTTTACTTGGAAGGGTCCGACCAATACAGAGGCTGGTTCAATTCCTCGTTGACGACAAGTGTAGCCATCAACGGCATTGCACCGTATAAGGGATTGCTGAGCCATGGTTTTACATTGGACGGTGAAGGCCGGAAAATGAGTAAATCGCTCGGCAACACGATCGTGCCGGCGAAAGTGGTGAACCAACTCGGAGCTGATATCTTACGATTATGGGTGTCATCTGTCGACTATACGGCGGATGTCCGGGTTTCCGATTCAAACTTCAAGCAAGTATCGGAAGTGTACCGGAAAATCCGGAACACGCTTCGTTTCTTACATGGGAACACATCGGATTTCAACCCAACTGTTGACAGCGTGCCATTTGCACAATTGCGTCCGGTCGATCAATACGTTTATGTGAAATTGCAAGACTTGATCAAAGAAGTGCGCCATGCGTATGAAACGTATCATTTCGCAGATGTTTACCATGCAGTGAACAATTTCTGCACAAATGAATTGAGCTCGTTGTATCTTGATATCGCGAAAGATGTCGTCTACATCGAAGGAAAAGATCATCCGCACCGTCGTGCTATGCAAACGGTCATGTATGAATCTCTTCTCACATTGTTGAAACTGGTTTCTCCAATCCTTCCACATACAGCTGATGAAATGTGGGGTTATTTGGAGCATGTCCAGGAGAAGAGTGTTCAATTGGTCGATATACCGGAAAGCGAGACGCTTGAAGGTTCAGAAGACCTGCGTGCAAGATTTGCACAATTGATGCTCGTACGGGATGATGTGTTGAAAGCATTGGAGGAGGCACGGAATGCTAAAGTGATCGGAAAATCACTCGAAGCGAAAGTGACTGTAGCTCTGCCAGACAAGATGAAAGGAATCTTGGATGCTGAAGATATCGATTTTGCACAGTTCTTCATTGTTTCCCAATTTGAAAAAGGCTCGATGGAGCAAATGCCAGAGGCTTCCTTGAAACTCGACAATGCAACAGTCCTTGTTGAGAAGGCGGAAGGCGAGAAATGTGAAAGATGCTGGACTATTTCTGAAACAGTCGGCTCTGATGCAGACCACCCGGCACTTTGTGCACGATGTGCCGATGTTGTTAAGACATATTACGCGTAA
- a CDS encoding uracil-xanthine permease family protein, which translates to MSDKVLDIHERPQAAKWLVLSLQHMFAMFGATILVPTLVDLSPAIALLTSGIATLVFVLVTRFQVPAYLGSSFAFIAPIIAATNSGGIGSAMIGSMFVALVYALVSLIIWKTGYKWIMKILPPVVVGPVIMVIGLGVAPTAVQMASMIEVDGVQMYSLLHFSAALVTLLTSIVCLMFFRGVISLMPVLIGIVVGYLYSWQIGIINFQPIKDADFIQIPEFLIPGVDYEFVITPTLLAIMVPIAIVTISEHIGHQLVLGRVVERDFIKNPGLNRSLLGDGLGTFISGLLGGPPKTTYGENIGVMAITKVYSVYVIIGAAVFAILFSFLGQVMAAITTIPTAVLGGVSILLFGIIASSGLRMLVDHKVDFGEQRNLVIASIILVIGVGGASVHISETFQVGGMALAAIVGVVLNLVLPGRKNDSLMDETE; encoded by the coding sequence ATGAGCGACAAAGTATTGGATATACACGAAAGGCCACAGGCAGCTAAATGGTTGGTTCTTAGCTTGCAACATATGTTTGCCATGTTCGGGGCAACAATATTAGTACCGACGTTAGTAGATTTAAGTCCGGCAATCGCCTTATTGACGAGCGGGATCGCAACATTGGTATTTGTTCTCGTTACAAGATTCCAAGTTCCTGCGTATTTAGGTTCATCGTTCGCGTTTATCGCGCCGATCATTGCTGCGACAAATTCAGGCGGAATCGGTAGTGCTATGATCGGCAGCATGTTTGTCGCATTAGTCTATGCGCTCGTCTCGCTGATCATTTGGAAAACCGGCTATAAATGGATTATGAAGATCCTGCCACCGGTCGTTGTAGGGCCCGTCATCATGGTTATCGGGCTGGGCGTTGCACCGACAGCTGTCCAAATGGCCAGCATGATCGAAGTGGATGGCGTGCAAATGTACAGCCTGCTTCACTTTTCCGCAGCACTTGTCACGTTGCTGACATCGATCGTCTGCCTGATGTTTTTCCGCGGAGTCATCAGCCTAATGCCGGTATTGATCGGGATTGTGGTCGGTTACTTGTATTCTTGGCAAATCGGCATTATCAATTTTCAACCGATTAAAGATGCGGATTTCATTCAAATTCCCGAATTTCTAATCCCGGGTGTCGATTATGAATTCGTCATTACGCCAACGCTGCTCGCCATCATGGTGCCGATCGCTATAGTAACCATCTCGGAGCATATTGGGCATCAGCTTGTTTTGGGACGTGTCGTGGAACGAGATTTCATTAAAAACCCAGGTTTGAACCGTTCATTACTCGGTGATGGGTTGGGAACATTCATTAGCGGATTGCTCGGCGGACCACCGAAAACGACGTACGGAGAAAATATCGGAGTTATGGCAATCACGAAAGTATACAGTGTCTATGTCATTATTGGAGCGGCTGTATTCGCCATCCTGTTCTCCTTCTTAGGTCAAGTGATGGCTGCCATTACGACGATCCCTACAGCAGTCCTCGGTGGCGTGTCGATTCTCCTCTTCGGCATCATCGCTTCATCCGGACTGCGGATGCTGGTCGATCATAAAGTAGATTTCGGCGAACAACGGAATTTGGTCATCGCCTCAATCATTCTTGTCATCGGTGTAGGAGGCGCTTCCGTCCATATTAGTGAAACATTCCAAGTAGGTGGAATGGCGCTGGCGGCTATCGTCGGAGTTGTGTTGAACTTGGTGCTTCCCGGAAGGAAAAATGATTCACTGATGGATGAAACTGAATAA
- a CDS encoding aspartate carbamoyltransferase catalytic subunit yields MKHLLSMKHLSTDEIMMILERAEQFKKYGIRQTPSPYIISNLFFEPSTRTKTSFEMAELKLGLDVLPFEPGFSSALKGESLYDTVKTLEAIGLDALVIRHPEDGYYEPLLDNVNVSLINAGDGSGQHPTQSLLDLYTIKEEFGSFEGLKVLIAGDVAHSRVARSNADALKRLGAEVTFLCPPEWAGEFECVDCWDEVISTSDVVMLLRVQHERHDEQSTMTKESYHARYGLTVERETLMKEKAIIMHPAPVNRDVEIADSLMECGRSRIFKQVENGVYVRAAILDMISKGRQ; encoded by the coding sequence ATGAAACATCTATTATCCATGAAGCATCTTTCAACCGACGAGATCATGATGATCCTGGAACGCGCAGAGCAATTCAAGAAATATGGAATTCGTCAAACACCATCACCATACATAATCAGCAATTTGTTTTTTGAACCGAGCACAAGAACGAAAACGAGTTTCGAGATGGCCGAATTGAAACTGGGTCTTGATGTCCTTCCGTTCGAACCGGGATTCTCGAGTGCCCTAAAAGGAGAGAGCCTTTACGACACGGTGAAAACATTGGAAGCAATCGGCTTAGATGCATTGGTTATCCGCCATCCGGAAGACGGGTATTATGAGCCTTTGCTCGACAATGTGAATGTTTCATTAATCAATGCCGGGGATGGGTCCGGCCAGCATCCGACCCAGTCGTTACTCGACCTGTATACGATCAAGGAGGAGTTTGGAAGTTTTGAGGGTTTGAAAGTATTGATTGCTGGCGATGTCGCCCATAGCCGTGTAGCACGTTCCAATGCGGATGCACTCAAGCGCCTCGGCGCTGAAGTCACGTTCCTTTGCCCGCCGGAATGGGCGGGTGAGTTTGAATGTGTGGATTGCTGGGATGAGGTAATCAGCACGAGTGATGTCGTAATGCTGCTGAGAGTCCAGCATGAACGGCATGATGAGCAATCAACGATGACAAAAGAAAGCTATCATGCTCGATACGGACTGACAGTTGAACGGGAAACGTTAATGAAAGAAAAAGCGATTATCATGCACCCGGCTCCTGTGAATCGGGATGTGGAAATAGCAGACTCTTTAATGGAATGCGGAAGGTCCCGCATATTTAAACAAGTTGAAAACGGAGTGTACGTAAGAGCGGCAATTCTTGACATGATTTCAAAGGGGAGACAGTGA
- a CDS encoding RluA family pseudouridine synthase produces MEQHEIQITDKLEGNRIDKALSLYNPDWSRTQIQQWVKDGAVLVNDMTVKPNMKVKQGDVVTVTEPEPEELDVVAEDLDLDIVYGDSDVLVVNKPRGMVVHPAPGHLSGTLVNGLMYHCKDLSGINGVLRPGIVHRIDKDTTGLLMVAKNDKAHVSLVNQLVEKTVTRVYTALVHGHIPHDNGTIDAPIGRDPRDRQSMTVVDHGKHAVTHFKVLERFGDFTLVECRLETGRTHQIRVHMKYIGYPLAGDPKYGPKKTIDFGGQVLHAGVIGFDHPSTGEYIEFSRPLPDDFQQLLDKMRKEKH; encoded by the coding sequence ATGGAACAGCACGAAATACAAATTACAGACAAGCTGGAAGGGAACAGGATTGACAAAGCTCTTTCCCTCTATAACCCTGACTGGTCACGTACACAAATTCAACAGTGGGTGAAAGACGGAGCTGTTTTAGTGAATGACATGACCGTAAAACCGAATATGAAAGTAAAACAGGGTGACGTAGTGACTGTTACTGAGCCTGAACCCGAGGAATTGGATGTTGTAGCTGAAGATCTCGATTTGGATATCGTTTATGGGGACAGCGATGTGTTAGTCGTTAACAAACCGCGCGGCATGGTCGTTCACCCTGCTCCCGGCCATCTTTCCGGTACGCTTGTGAACGGACTGATGTATCATTGCAAGGACTTGTCCGGTATTAATGGCGTGTTACGCCCTGGAATTGTCCATCGGATTGACAAAGATACAACAGGTCTTTTGATGGTAGCGAAAAATGACAAGGCGCATGTTTCGCTAGTCAACCAATTAGTTGAAAAGACCGTGACACGTGTTTATACTGCGCTTGTACATGGGCATATCCCGCATGATAACGGCACGATTGACGCGCCGATCGGACGGGACCCGAGAGACCGGCAAAGCATGACGGTTGTTGACCATGGCAAGCATGCCGTGACACATTTTAAAGTACTGGAACGGTTCGGTGATTTCACTTTAGTGGAATGCCGGCTGGAAACAGGCCGGACCCATCAGATCCGGGTCCATATGAAATATATCGGTTACCCGTTGGCGGGTGATCCGAAATATGGGCCGAAGAAGACAATTGACTTTGGCGGGCAAGTCTTGCATGCCGGCGTCATTGGATTTGATCATCCATCGACAGGTGAGTATATTGAGTTTTCCAGGCCATTGCCTGATGATTTTCAACAACTGCTCGATAAAATGCGGAAAGAAAAGCATTGA
- the lspA gene encoding signal peptidase II translates to MVIYYGIAIVIILLDQLTKWLVVRNMELGEKITLLDPYIGLLSHRNRGAAWGMLEGQMWLFYVVTILVVGGIIYFFQKEGKANRLFAVSLMFLLGGAIGNFIDRIWRKEVVDFVDILIPVIKYDFPIFNVADAALTVGVVLIIVHVILEEKKNKKKVS, encoded by the coding sequence TTGGTTATTTACTACGGAATCGCCATTGTAATCATCCTATTGGATCAATTAACAAAATGGCTTGTTGTGAGAAACATGGAGTTAGGTGAGAAGATCACCCTCTTGGATCCCTATATCGGTCTTTTATCTCATCGGAACCGAGGCGCTGCATGGGGTATGCTGGAAGGTCAAATGTGGCTCTTTTATGTTGTGACCATACTGGTGGTCGGAGGAATCATTTACTTTTTTCAAAAAGAAGGAAAAGCGAACCGTCTGTTTGCCGTCAGTCTCATGTTTCTGCTCGGCGGTGCAATCGGCAACTTCATAGACCGGATTTGGCGTAAGGAAGTAGTCGATTTTGTGGACATTCTCATTCCGGTCATCAAGTATGACTTCCCAATTTTTAATGTAGCGGACGCCGCATTGACCGTTGGTGTTGTTTTGATCATCGTTCACGTCATATTGGAAGAAAAAAAGAACAAGAAAAAGGTGTCATAA
- a CDS encoding dihydroorotate dehydrogenase yields the protein MNRLSVELPGLELKNPIMPASGCFGFGKEYANFYDLSKLGAIMIKATTLETRFGNPTPRVAETASGMLNAIGLQNPGLKRVMENELPWLEQFDVPIIANVAGTETADYVEVAKTISSAPNVKALELNISCPNVKCGGITFGTDPVQARELTAAVKEVSKVPVYVKLSPNVTDIKEIAKAVEEGGADGITMINTLIGMRLNHKTGRPIIANGTGGLSGPAVKPVAIRMVYEVSQSVGIPIIGMGGVAETDDVIDFLSAGASAVAVGTANFVDPFVCPNIIEELPAKLDALGITKLSELVGRSHRL from the coding sequence ATGAACAGATTGTCAGTAGAACTTCCAGGTTTGGAGTTGAAAAATCCGATCATGCCGGCATCCGGCTGTTTTGGTTTCGGCAAGGAATACGCCAATTTCTATGATCTTTCGAAACTTGGCGCGATTATGATCAAAGCAACAACATTAGAAACAAGATTCGGCAACCCGACTCCCCGTGTCGCGGAAACGGCATCCGGTATGCTGAATGCAATTGGCTTGCAAAACCCGGGACTGAAACGCGTGATGGAGAATGAATTGCCTTGGCTCGAACAGTTTGATGTTCCCATTATTGCAAATGTAGCTGGTACGGAGACGGCAGATTACGTAGAAGTGGCGAAGACGATTTCCTCGGCTCCTAACGTGAAGGCATTGGAATTGAATATTTCCTGTCCGAACGTCAAATGCGGTGGCATCACTTTTGGAACCGATCCAGTGCAAGCCCGTGAGTTGACGGCAGCTGTTAAAGAAGTATCAAAAGTGCCGGTTTACGTTAAACTATCCCCTAATGTGACGGATATCAAGGAAATTGCCAAAGCTGTAGAAGAAGGCGGCGCGGACGGCATCACAATGATCAATACGTTGATTGGCATGCGCTTGAATCATAAAACAGGCCGTCCAATCATCGCCAACGGGACAGGAGGGCTATCCGGTCCAGCGGTCAAACCGGTCGCCATCCGAATGGTGTATGAAGTGAGCCAGTCGGTTGGCATTCCGATTATTGGAATGGGTGGAGTGGCGGAAACAGATGATGTAATCGATTTTCTGTCGGCAGGCGCAAGCGCTGTCGCTGTTGGCACCGCCAATTTTGTAGATCCGTTCGTCTGCCCGAACATTATCGAGGAGCTGCCTGCTAAGTTGGACGCTCTTGGCATTACCAAACTATCTGAGCTTGTAGGAAGGAGCCATCGATTATGA
- a CDS encoding dihydroorotase, whose protein sequence is MNLLLTDVQLMNEEGVAVTTDVKINGDVITEIGPNLDRQDATVIAGEGLWVAPGFIDVHVHLREPGGEHKETIESGTLAAAKGGYTTICAMPNTRPVPDTKENLAHINSLIREKAHIRVLPYASITIREAGKERTDLAALKEEGAFAFTDDGVGVQQAGMMYEAMQDAAKLDMAIVAHCEDNTLIYGGSMHEGKRNKELGLAGIPSIAESVHIARDILLAEAAGAHYHVCHVSTKESVRVIRDAKKAGVRVTAEVTPHHLLLCEDDIPADDADWKMNPPLRSGADRDALIEGLLDGTIDFIATDHAPHTAEEKGAGFAKAPFGITGFETAFPLLYTHFVKTGKWTLKQLVDWMTVKPAEVFGLPYGTIKVGGKADLVLINLDKEQTIDRSSFISKGKNTPFDGWSCFGWPVKTIFEGRSVWQDARH, encoded by the coding sequence ATGAATTTACTACTGACAGATGTCCAGCTTATGAATGAAGAGGGAGTTGCGGTCACGACTGATGTAAAAATCAATGGTGATGTCATAACGGAAATCGGTCCAAATTTGGATCGACAGGATGCAACTGTAATTGCCGGGGAGGGATTATGGGTGGCGCCAGGGTTTATCGACGTGCATGTTCATTTGCGAGAACCCGGCGGTGAGCATAAAGAAACGATCGAATCCGGGACATTGGCTGCTGCCAAAGGAGGCTATACGACGATTTGTGCGATGCCGAACACAAGACCAGTTCCCGATACGAAAGAAAATCTGGCGCATATCAATTCACTGATCCGTGAAAAAGCCCATATCCGAGTTCTTCCCTATGCTTCCATTACTATTCGGGAAGCGGGAAAAGAACGGACGGATCTTGCAGCGTTGAAAGAAGAGGGTGCCTTTGCCTTTACAGATGACGGGGTCGGTGTCCAGCAGGCTGGCATGATGTACGAAGCGATGCAGGATGCCGCCAAACTGGACATGGCCATCGTCGCCCACTGCGAAGACAACACGTTGATATATGGCGGTTCCATGCATGAAGGGAAACGGAACAAAGAACTTGGTCTCGCCGGTATCCCTTCCATTGCAGAATCAGTTCATATAGCAAGAGATATTCTGCTAGCCGAAGCGGCAGGTGCACATTACCACGTGTGCCATGTCAGTACCAAGGAATCTGTCAGAGTCATCCGCGATGCCAAAAAGGCAGGCGTCCGTGTTACGGCGGAGGTGACGCCACACCATCTGCTATTATGTGAAGACGATATTCCAGCGGATGATGCAGATTGGAAAATGAATCCGCCGCTTCGAAGTGGGGCAGATCGTGATGCGCTCATAGAAGGGTTGCTTGACGGAACGATTGATTTCATTGCGACAGATCATGCTCCCCATACCGCCGAAGAAAAGGGAGCGGGCTTCGCGAAGGCACCATTCGGCATTACGGGGTTTGAGACGGCTTTTCCTCTTTTATATACACACTTTGTCAAGACAGGTAAATGGACGCTAAAGCAGTTAGTAGACTGGATGACGGTAAAGCCTGCGGAAGTATTCGGCTTGCCGTATGGAACAATCAAAGTCGGGGGCAAGGCGGATCTGGTATTGATCAATCTTGATAAAGAACAGACCATTGACCGTTCGTCATTTATTTCGAAAGGGAAGAATACACCATTTGATGGCTGGTCCTGTTTCGGTTGGCCAGTAAAAACGATCTTTGAGGGCCGTAGCGTCTGGCAGGATGCAAGGCATTGA
- the pyrR gene encoding bifunctional pyr operon transcriptional regulator/uracil phosphoribosyltransferase PyrR: protein MVEKASILDEQAIARAVTRIAHEIIERNRGIDDCILVGIKTRGAVLAKRLAEKIAQIEGQAILTGELDITLYRDDLQLKHESQEPEVHQVDIQHDVNNKKVILVDDVLYTGRTVRAAMDAVMDLGRPAAIQLAVLVDRGHRELPIRPDFVGKNIPTSSEERVVVNVNEEDGKEGVTIHTK, encoded by the coding sequence TTGGTAGAAAAAGCTAGTATTCTGGATGAACAGGCAATTGCAAGGGCGGTCACACGGATTGCCCATGAAATCATTGAGCGGAATCGGGGAATTGACGATTGTATTTTAGTCGGAATCAAAACAAGAGGGGCCGTTTTGGCGAAACGTCTTGCGGAAAAAATTGCACAGATTGAAGGCCAAGCTATATTAACTGGTGAATTGGACATCACGTTATATCGGGACGACTTGCAGTTGAAGCATGAGAGCCAGGAACCGGAAGTGCATCAAGTCGATATTCAGCACGATGTCAATAATAAAAAAGTGATCCTCGTGGATGATGTCCTTTATACAGGCAGAACCGTACGCGCAGCGATGGACGCAGTTATGGATTTAGGCCGTCCTGCCGCCATTCAACTTGCAGTGCTCGTTGATCGGGGTCATCGTGAATTGCCGATCCGCCCTGACTTTGTCGGAAAGAATATCCCGACTTCGAGCGAGGAACGGGTTGTCGTGAATGTCAACGAAGAAGATGGCAAAGAAGGCGTAACTATTCATACGAAATAG
- a CDS encoding dihydroorotate dehydrogenase electron transfer subunit — protein sequence MDDKLHDSNSKTFLTVQNAKETGGTMIIQEQMKVVRHTEIAEHIFELTLAGKLVGEISFPGQFVHVRVSETREPLLRRPISIASIDRDSFQMTLIYRAEGRGTKLLSGKLAGELVNVLGPLGNGFPVQETLPGETAVLIGGGIGVPPLYELSKQLKAMGVNCIHVLGFQTDSVCFYEEEFNRLGDTYVATVDGSRGTKGFVTDVMAELGTDFATYYSCGPMPMLQAVQDAYSDKKGFLSFEQRMGCGIGACFACVCHTTEQTGQDYVKVCSDGPVFPAGVVSL from the coding sequence ATGGATGACAAGCTGCATGACAGTAATTCGAAAACATTCTTGACGGTACAAAATGCGAAAGAAACAGGTGGTACTATGATTATACAAGAGCAAATGAAAGTCGTGCGGCACACTGAAATAGCCGAACATATCTTTGAACTGACACTAGCCGGGAAACTTGTTGGGGAAATCTCCTTCCCTGGCCAGTTTGTCCATGTCCGCGTATCGGAAACAAGGGAGCCTTTGCTTAGAAGGCCGATATCGATTGCATCTATTGACAGAGATTCTTTTCAGATGACACTCATCTATCGTGCCGAAGGACGGGGCACGAAACTGCTTTCCGGCAAATTAGCCGGGGAGCTGGTGAATGTGCTGGGGCCTCTAGGAAACGGCTTTCCTGTTCAAGAAACCTTACCAGGCGAAACGGCTGTACTAATAGGCGGTGGAATTGGTGTACCTCCGTTATATGAATTGTCGAAGCAATTGAAGGCCATGGGAGTCAACTGCATCCACGTGCTCGGCTTCCAGACAGATAGCGTGTGCTTCTATGAGGAAGAGTTTAATCGACTCGGCGATACGTATGTCGCGACGGTTGATGGATCCAGAGGAACGAAAGGGTTTGTCACGGATGTTATGGCAGAATTAGGGACCGATTTTGCTACGTACTATAGCTGCGGCCCGATGCCGATGTTACAAGCAGTGCAAGACGCCTACTCGGATAAAAAAGGATTCCTTTCGTTTGAACAACGAATGGGATGCGGCATTGGCGCCTGCTTCGCTTGCGTCTGCCATACAACTGAACAAACAGGACAGGACTATGTCAAGGTTTGCTCGGATGGGCCAGTATTTCCAGCGGGGGTGGTCTCCTTATGA
- the pyrF gene encoding orotidine-5'-phosphate decarboxylase has protein sequence MKTSPIIALDFESAHKAFDFLRVFDGDISVKVGMQLYYKEGPSIVAKLKELGFDVFLDLKLHDIPNTVKSAMEVLAGFGVDLVNVHAAGGKTMMEAALEGLDKGTPAGMKRPSLIGVTQLTSTDERQVAEEQLIRVPLDESVLHYAKLTKAAGLDGVVCSVHEAAAIAQACGPDFLKVTPGIRLPHGETQDQKRIATPEEARLAGSTHIVVGRAITGSAEPKTAYDVINAQWKGQNV, from the coding sequence ATGAAAACCTCACCAATTATCGCATTGGATTTTGAATCAGCTCACAAGGCGTTTGATTTCTTGCGAGTGTTTGATGGAGATATTAGCGTAAAAGTGGGCATGCAACTTTATTACAAAGAGGGGCCGTCCATCGTAGCGAAATTGAAGGAGCTTGGATTCGATGTGTTCTTGGATTTAAAGTTGCATGATATCCCGAATACCGTAAAATCCGCTATGGAGGTCCTGGCTGGTTTTGGTGTTGATCTTGTCAATGTTCATGCGGCAGGAGGGAAAACTATGATGGAAGCGGCATTGGAAGGCCTGGACAAGGGTACGCCTGCAGGGATGAAACGCCCGTCCCTCATTGGTGTAACGCAGCTGACTTCCACCGATGAAAGACAGGTGGCAGAAGAACAGCTCATTCGGGTGCCGCTTGATGAGTCTGTTCTTCATTATGCGAAATTGACAAAAGCAGCCGGTTTGGATGGAGTGGTCTGTTCGGTTCATGAGGCAGCGGCAATCGCACAAGCATGTGGTCCAGATTTTTTAAAAGTGACGCCTGGCATCCGGTTGCCCCATGGGGAAACACAAGACCAGAAGAGGATAGCAACACCGGAAGAAGCGAGACTTGCGGGGTCTACCCACATTGTCGTCGGACGTGCCATCACTGGATCGGCCGAACCAAAGACGGCGTATGACGTAATAAATGCACAATGGAAAGGACAGAATGTCTAA